A window of Bacteroidota bacterium contains these coding sequences:
- a CDS encoding phage holin family protein: MSTKEKQKHTSEQGTREDPAKIERIAGHTAGLVEDLKSWLELKIEFVLLDVKEEMKATGMQAAYQVGFFAVLLVAGLFGLIALAFGLGTWLGNPAWGFLAVTGLLVLVAFIVKWVGKRKGTAKEAATYDLRVDDAPPKLSGDGAPEPLAGQPPQQLKPLKTSELTTDNHAKDQ; encoded by the coding sequence ATGAGCACCAAAGAAAAACAAAAGCACACGTCTGAACAGGGCACCAGGGAAGATCCAGCCAAAATTGAGCGGATTGCCGGCCATACAGCCGGACTGGTAGAAGACCTGAAATCGTGGCTCGAGCTGAAAATAGAATTTGTCCTCCTTGATGTTAAGGAGGAAATGAAAGCCACGGGTATGCAGGCTGCATACCAGGTGGGATTTTTTGCTGTATTGCTCGTTGCGGGGCTTTTTGGCCTTATTGCACTTGCATTTGGCCTCGGTACATGGTTAGGCAACCCCGCATGGGGATTCCTTGCTGTAACCGGACTGCTTGTGCTTGTTGCCTTCATTGTTAAATGGGTGGGCAAGCGCAAAGGTACTGCTAAAGAAGCCGCAACCTATGACTTGCGCGTTGATGATGCGCCACCTAAACTTTCGGGAGATGGTGCACCCGAGCCGCTGGCCGGGCAGCCGCCGCAACAACTGAAACCGCTTAAGACTTCCGAGTTGACTACGGACAACCATGCAAAAGACCAGTAG
- a CDS encoding polyprenyl synthetase family protein codes for MTSVEHARPAKALVEALRVDVEDALANLIPEQKPESLYAPARYVLSGGGKRLRPVLLLLTAEAFGTTRQQAMPAALAVEVFHNFTLVHDDIMDNADTRRGNPTIHTKWDESTAILSGDYLMGLSYQLLAATPAGNQARMQQVYHRMVQRLCEGQALDKDFETRSDVTVDEYIQMIDGKTAALLEAVFELGGLVGNCDQAAQEKLQLLGQAVGRAFQIQDDLLDITAATAKWGKKIGGDLIEGKKTYLLLRALESDNEVARAFFEKIVAHNGLAEDKIPKAKQLLEENGILNDAKQAVLHHTSIAQDCLQVLGDSEAAATVRWLLDAMQTRLH; via the coding sequence ATGACATCTGTTGAACATGCCAGACCGGCAAAGGCGCTGGTTGAAGCATTACGTGTTGACGTTGAAGATGCGTTGGCAAACCTGATTCCTGAGCAAAAGCCAGAAAGCCTCTATGCGCCGGCGCGCTATGTGCTTTCGGGTGGCGGAAAGCGCCTGCGTCCTGTCTTGCTGCTGCTCACGGCTGAAGCCTTTGGTACCACCCGGCAACAGGCAATGCCAGCCGCGCTGGCTGTTGAAGTGTTTCACAATTTCACGCTCGTCCACGACGACATCATGGACAATGCGGACACCCGGCGGGGCAACCCAACCATCCACACAAAATGGGATGAAAGCACAGCCATTTTGTCTGGCGACTACCTCATGGGGCTGTCTTACCAACTGCTGGCCGCTACGCCGGCTGGTAATCAGGCACGCATGCAGCAGGTATACCACCGCATGGTGCAACGCCTCTGCGAAGGGCAGGCCCTGGATAAAGATTTTGAAACACGGTCGGATGTTACCGTTGATGAATACATCCAAATGATCGACGGGAAAACCGCAGCCCTGCTCGAAGCTGTATTCGAACTTGGTGGCCTCGTTGGGAATTGTGACCAGGCCGCGCAGGAAAAATTGCAATTGCTGGGCCAGGCAGTAGGGCGCGCTTTTCAAATCCAGGATGACCTACTCGATATAACAGCAGCAACGGCCAAGTGGGGCAAGAAAATTGGAGGCGATTTGATCGAAGGCAAAAAAACATACCTCTTGCTGCGGGCGCTGGAGTCTGACAACGAAGTGGCCCGGGCGTTCTTCGAGAAAATTGTAGCACACAACGGCCTGGCTGAAGACAAAATTCCGAAAGCCAAACAGTTGTTGGAAGAAAATGGTATACTTAATGACGCAAAACAGGCTGTGCTGCATCACACGTCTATAGCCCAGGATTGCTTGCAGGTTTTGGGAGATTCCGAAGCTGCTGCTACCGTTCGTTGGCTCCTTGATGCCATGCAGACCAGGTTGCATTAA
- a CDS encoding HPr family phosphocarrier protein — MVTREVTVLNQAGLHTRPASMIVREAARYKADFFIEKEGYEINGKSIIGVMTLAAEQGAQLTLTFEGEDEAAAADAIVAVFESGFGEKK, encoded by the coding sequence ATGGTGACTCGTGAAGTTACAGTGCTGAATCAGGCCGGCTTGCACACCCGGCCGGCCTCAATGATCGTACGCGAAGCCGCTCGCTATAAAGCGGATTTTTTTATTGAGAAAGAGGGTTACGAGATCAACGGCAAAAGTATTATAGGTGTAATGACACTGGCAGCAGAGCAGGGGGCCCAACTGACCCTAACGTTTGAAGGCGAAGACGAAGCTGCCGCCGCTGATGCCATTGTCGCGGTTTTTGAATCGGGATTTGGCGAGAAAAAATAA
- a CDS encoding adenylate kinase, whose protein sequence is MRVLLFGPPGAGKGTQASLLVKKYQLAHISTGNILREVIASGSDMGAIAKSYIDHGKLVPDAMIRTLTEEAIEQAGYNRFILDGYPRTVEQAQWLKLFLDNHEIDLSVIVSLKVPDEVIVSRLSKRRLHKITKENYHLEFNPPPQDIDPDLLTQRPDDRAEAIRKRLAIYHKKTKPVEDFYTDHPNYLRIDGTKSLEEVQEAIGAHMMSEAEAE, encoded by the coding sequence ATGCGTGTGCTCTTGTTTGGCCCTCCCGGTGCAGGTAAAGGTACGCAGGCCAGTTTGCTGGTGAAGAAGTACCAACTTGCCCATATTTCTACTGGCAATATTTTACGGGAGGTTATAGCATCCGGCTCCGACATGGGGGCGATAGCAAAAAGCTACATCGACCACGGAAAGCTGGTGCCCGATGCCATGATTCGTACCCTCACCGAAGAGGCCATCGAGCAGGCCGGCTATAACCGGTTTATTCTGGATGGTTATCCGCGCACCGTTGAGCAAGCGCAGTGGCTCAAGCTCTTCCTTGACAACCACGAAATCGATTTGAGCGTCATTGTGAGCCTCAAGGTGCCCGATGAGGTCATTGTAAGTCGGTTAAGCAAGCGACGGTTGCATAAGATTACAAAAGAGAACTACCACCTTGAGTTTAATCCGCCGCCGCAGGATATTGACCCTGACCTCCTGACCCAGCGGCCCGATGACCGTGCTGAGGCGATACGGAAGCGGCTTGCCATTTACCACAAGAAAACCAAGCCGGTAGAAGATTTTTATACGGACCATCCGAACTACTTGAGAATCGACGGGACCAAGAGCCTCGAAGAGGTGCAAGAAGCTATTGGCGCCCACATGATGAGCGAGGCAGAAGCGGAGTAG
- a CDS encoding cytochrome c: MKKYLPVLFVLLMISMVSLAFVGQPVEPINAGVTPVATASTDGIFNDEGEQIYMTRCMSCHMAGGEGVTGVFPPLAESEYVSGDKGRLIRMIMHGLTGEIVVNDVTYSGMMPPWGGFLNDKQIADVLTYVRANFDNDADAVTEDEVARVRASVGERDVWTIEELNKEENLGIPEGD; encoded by the coding sequence ATGAAGAAGTACCTGCCAGTATTGTTTGTACTGTTGATGATTTCAATGGTCAGCTTGGCGTTTGTAGGACAACCGGTAGAACCCATCAATGCAGGCGTAACGCCTGTCGCTACCGCATCTACCGACGGCATTTTTAATGACGAAGGTGAACAGATTTACATGACACGCTGCATGTCTTGCCACATGGCAGGCGGTGAAGGCGTGACAGGTGTCTTTCCACCATTGGCTGAGAGCGAGTATGTGTCTGGTGACAAAGGCCGGCTCATTCGTATGATTATGCACGGACTGACCGGGGAAATTGTCGTAAATGACGTCACTTACAGCGGCATGATGCCGCCCTGGGGAGGCTTCCTGAACGACAAGCAGATTGCAGACGTGCTCACCTATGTGCGTGCCAATTTTGACAATGATGCAGATGCGGTTACTGAGGACGAAGTTGCCCGTGTACGCGCTTCTGTAGGCGAGCGAGATGTCTGGACCATTGAGGAGCTGAACAAAGAAGAAAACCTCGGTATTCCTGAGGGTGATTGA